One Acidobacteriota bacterium DNA segment encodes these proteins:
- a CDS encoding PQQ-binding-like beta-propeller repeat protein: protein MTIALSLVATAAMIAVTGTRLPAQAPREWKDYAGGPDSSRFVATTQITKANVAELRVAWTYPGGQTGSNPIVARGVVYARARNNAIVALDAATGRELWLRDGLQGMTSRGFNYWEAPDGSDRRLIFAIDEQLQEIDARTGERITTFGTNGKVDLRAGLERDPSTIKVQSGTPGRVFEDLIILGSATNQEYNSAPGDVRAYNVRTGALAWTFHTVPRPGEFGYETWPEYAYKTVGGANNWGEQSIDVARGIVYVPTGSPKHNFYGGHRHGTNLFGDCILALDARTGKRLWHFQTVHHDIWDYDNNSAPQLTTVEQNGRRIDVVAVAGKTGYLYVFDRVTGAPIWPIEERPVPTRTEIPGESVWPTQPFPTSPPPFSKLSLKPDEVNPHILTPDEREQFRRRVAAARYDGPFTPIAYEDTLHVPGNSGGSNWGSTAANPNDGTVYVISLNMPALIRLLKPGEVRQTNGGGAAGTVSTLERPIMDGFGLYPTIVSPPYQTLTAYNLNTGTIKWQIGLGDDLRLVRQGITGTGSASSTKTAVIPTASGLVFATAPDQKVHVYDSDTGRQLHELPLGANTSGSPSMYEHGGKQYLLVTASGGGAAWSGPAGIVAYALP, encoded by the coding sequence GTGACGATCGCCCTCTCCCTGGTCGCGACGGCGGCGATGATCGCCGTCACTGGCACGCGCCTCCCCGCCCAGGCGCCGCGGGAATGGAAGGACTACGCGGGCGGCCCGGACAGTTCGAGATTCGTCGCAACCACCCAGATCACGAAAGCCAACGTCGCCGAGCTCAGGGTCGCCTGGACGTATCCGGGCGGGCAGACCGGCTCGAACCCGATCGTCGCGCGCGGCGTCGTCTACGCCCGCGCTCGCAACAACGCCATCGTGGCGCTCGACGCCGCGACGGGCCGAGAGCTGTGGCTGCGCGACGGCCTGCAGGGGATGACGAGCCGCGGGTTCAACTACTGGGAGGCGCCCGACGGCAGCGATCGGCGGCTGATCTTCGCCATCGACGAGCAACTGCAGGAGATCGACGCGCGCACGGGCGAGCGCATCACGACGTTCGGCACGAACGGCAAGGTCGATCTGCGCGCGGGGCTGGAGCGCGACCCGTCCACGATCAAGGTGCAGTCCGGCACGCCGGGCCGCGTGTTCGAGGATCTCATCATCCTGGGATCGGCGACGAATCAGGAATACAACTCCGCGCCGGGCGACGTCCGCGCCTACAACGTCCGCACGGGCGCGCTCGCGTGGACGTTTCACACCGTGCCGCGCCCCGGCGAGTTCGGCTACGAGACGTGGCCGGAGTACGCGTACAAGACCGTCGGCGGCGCCAACAACTGGGGCGAGCAGTCGATCGACGTGGCGCGCGGGATCGTCTACGTGCCGACCGGCAGCCCCAAGCACAACTTCTACGGCGGTCATCGCCACGGTACGAACCTCTTCGGCGACTGCATCCTGGCGCTCGACGCGCGCACCGGCAAGCGGCTGTGGCACTTCCAGACCGTCCACCACGACATCTGGGACTACGACAACAACTCGGCGCCGCAGTTGACGACCGTCGAGCAGAACGGCCGGCGCATCGACGTCGTCGCGGTCGCCGGCAAGACCGGCTATCTGTACGTGTTCGATCGCGTCACCGGTGCGCCGATCTGGCCGATCGAAGAGCGGCCCGTGCCGACGCGCACGGAGATTCCGGGTGAGAGCGTTTGGCCGACACAGCCGTTCCCGACGAGCCCGCCGCCTTTCTCGAAGCTCTCGCTGAAGCCGGACGAGGTGAACCCGCACATCCTCACGCCCGATGAACGCGAGCAGTTCCGGCGGCGCGTCGCGGCGGCGCGCTACGACGGCCCCTTCACGCCGATCGCCTACGAGGACACGCTGCACGTGCCGGGCAACTCGGGCGGGTCGAATTGGGGCAGCACGGCCGCCAACCCGAACGACGGCACGGTGTACGTCATCAGCCTGAACATGCCGGCGCTCATCCGGCTGCTCAAGCCCGGCGAGGTGCGCCAGACGAACGGCGGCGGCGCGGCCGGCACGGTCTCGACGCTGGAGCGCCCGATCATGGACGGCTTCGGGCTGTATCCGACCATCGTGAGCCCGCCGTACCAGACGCTCACGGCATACAACCTCAACACCGGCACGATCAAATGGCAGATCGGCCTCGGCGACGACCTGCGTCTCGTGCGTCAGGGGATCACCGGCACCGGCTCCGCGTCCTCTACGAAGACCGCCGTCATCCCGACGGCCTCCGGACTCGTGTTCGCGACCGCGCCCGATCAGAAGGTCCACGTCTACGACAGCGACACGGGCCGGCAGCTCCACGAGCTGCCGCTCGGCGCGAACACGAGCGGATCGCCGTCGATGTACGAGCACGGTGGCAAGCAGTACCTGCTCGTCACCGCGAGCGGAGGCGGCGCTGCCTGGAGCGGGCCGGCCGGCATCGTCGCGTACGCGTTGCCGTGA
- a CDS encoding DNA alkylation repair protein, with product MTRSPGATTHRGSSLAVIRRDLRRTADAARAAQLGRYFKTGPGGYGEGDRFLGLTLSAVRASVRAHSHASLAVLETLLTSRWHEERTLALLILVRQHAAGTPEQRRRIVSMYLRHRKHVNNWDLVDCSAPGILGAHWADADGGRLAELAASPSVWDRRIAVLATAWDIRQGRFDRTFALAEQLLGDPHDLIHKAVGWMLREVGKQDRRALEQFLDRHAATMPRTMLRYAVEKFPTTLRQEYLGRPRARRDGRRAAKA from the coding sequence GTGACGCGGTCCCCGGGGGCCACGACACACCGGGGGTCTTCGCTCGCGGTCATCAGACGAGACCTTCGACGCACGGCCGACGCGGCGCGGGCCGCACAGCTCGGCCGCTACTTCAAGACCGGCCCCGGCGGCTACGGCGAGGGCGACCGTTTCCTTGGCCTGACGCTGTCGGCCGTGCGAGCGTCCGTCCGCGCGCACTCCCATGCGAGCCTCGCGGTGCTCGAGACGCTGCTCACCTCGCGATGGCACGAGGAGCGAACGCTCGCCCTGCTGATCCTCGTCCGCCAGCACGCGGCGGGTACGCCGGAACAGCGACGGCGAATCGTGTCGATGTACCTCCGCCACCGAAAGCACGTGAACAACTGGGATCTCGTCGACTGCTCGGCGCCGGGGATTCTCGGCGCCCATTGGGCCGACGCCGACGGCGGCCGGCTGGCGGAGCTGGCGGCATCGCCGAGCGTGTGGGATCGTCGGATCGCGGTGCTGGCCACGGCCTGGGACATCAGGCAGGGACGGTTCGATCGGACGTTCGCGCTGGCTGAACAGCTCCTCGGCGATCCGCACGATCTCATCCACAAGGCCGTCGGCTGGATGCTGCGCGAGGTCGGCAAGCAGGATCGACGCGCGCTCGAGCAGTTCCTCGACCGCCACGCCGCGACGATGCCGCGCACGATGCTGCGCTACGCCGTCGAGAAGTTCCCCACCACGTTGCGGCAGGAGTACCTTGGTCGCCCGCGCGCGCGGCGCGACGGACGGCGCGCCGCGAAGGCCTGA